Proteins encoded by one window of Swingsia samuiensis:
- a CDS encoding RNA pyrophosphohydrolase codes for MNNPQSLPYRPNVGIALFNPQGLLFVAQRADLPGEIWQCPQGGIDEQEDPLKAAQRELYEETGCKQATLLGEKKDWVSYDLPPALIGRALGGKYRGQTQKWYVFGFDGHDHDIRLDLHTPPEFSAWEWVPPQELLQRNLGFKRELYEKLLPELEHIYQAASKDWIRTKRA; via the coding sequence ATGAATAATCCACAAAGCCTTCCTTACCGCCCCAATGTCGGAATTGCTCTTTTCAACCCTCAGGGTTTACTCTTTGTCGCTCAAAGGGCAGATCTTCCCGGGGAGATTTGGCAATGCCCCCAAGGTGGAATAGATGAACAAGAAGATCCATTAAAAGCAGCTCAAAGAGAGCTCTATGAAGAGACAGGCTGTAAACAAGCCACTCTTCTTGGTGAGAAAAAAGACTGGGTTTCTTATGATCTGCCCCCTGCATTGATTGGTCGCGCTTTAGGTGGGAAATACCGAGGTCAAACCCAAAAATGGTATGTTTTCGGATTTGACGGTCATGATCATGATATTCGTTTAGACTTACACACACCCCCTGAATTTAGCGCGTGGGAATGGGTTCCCCCTCAGGAGCTTTTACAACGCAATCTTGGTTTTAAAAGAGAGCTCTATGAAAAGCTCCTTCCAGAATTAGAACATATTTATCAAGCAGCCTCTAAGGATTGGATCCGTACCAAACGCGCATAA
- a CDS encoding ABC transporter ATP-binding protein gives MKKKIALDIDSKVLVRRIWHEEMRKHVSQILLVIALTIVMAGLTALYPVVIKRAVDMFSAQDPRILYQVPILVVIVTSLKAASQYGQTIAVQNLVLTVIRGLQSKMFQHALQTDVSCIEREAPAQWAARFTTDAISIREAMIRVVNALGDVVTVVGLVAAMFWADWELSLIALVLYPVAAVPIQKLGKKVRRASGGMQEQIGETSALLNESFALARQVRIYRMEDRENQRVDHSLSLLHAAFLRIAKGRARVDPVLEVLGGTAVAAVLGFAGWRAAMGGATLGDFTAFITALLTAARPIRALGSLNTAMQEGLAGLARVFAVIDEPPAVLERDKATELPSGKGHLVFEDVAYRYEDGRVGLANLTLDVQPGQTVALVGPSGAGKSTALSLIPRLHDVSNGRILLEGMDIRDARLSSLRDAIAYVSQDTTLFDLSLIENVWIGRPAASREEVEEACRMAAVDFIDNLPNGLETRVGPGGRRLSGGQRQRVALARALLRDPRVLLLDEATSALDSQSEATVQKALTTLRAGRTTIIVAHRLATVQTADIIAVMEEGRIVEIGPHAELIRKDGLYARLVRIQSLEAA, from the coding sequence ATGAAAAAAAAAATAGCCCTTGATATTGATAGTAAGGTTTTAGTGCGACGGATTTGGCACGAGGAAATGCGCAAGCATGTGAGCCAAATTCTTCTGGTTATTGCTCTTACAATAGTGATGGCAGGGCTAACAGCCTTATACCCAGTCGTGATTAAAAGGGCTGTTGATATGTTCTCAGCTCAAGATCCACGTATCTTATACCAAGTGCCAATTCTCGTTGTTATCGTCACGAGCTTAAAGGCTGCGTCCCAATATGGGCAAACGATTGCCGTTCAGAATTTGGTTTTGACGGTTATTCGTGGTTTGCAATCAAAAATGTTTCAGCATGCACTGCAAACGGATGTGTCTTGCATTGAGCGCGAGGCACCTGCTCAGTGGGCTGCTCGGTTTACAACGGATGCCATTTCCATACGTGAAGCCATGATTAGGGTCGTGAATGCGCTGGGCGATGTGGTGACGGTTGTAGGACTTGTTGCTGCTATGTTTTGGGCCGATTGGGAGCTAAGCCTGATTGCTCTTGTATTGTATCCTGTTGCCGCGGTCCCTATCCAGAAGTTGGGCAAAAAAGTTCGGCGTGCGTCAGGTGGTATGCAAGAGCAGATAGGAGAAACATCTGCGTTATTAAATGAGAGTTTTGCTCTTGCGCGCCAAGTTCGTATTTATCGGATGGAAGACCGCGAAAACCAACGCGTTGATCATTCTCTCAGCCTTTTACATGCTGCCTTTTTGCGGATTGCAAAGGGGAGAGCGCGTGTCGACCCTGTTCTTGAAGTGCTGGGGGGGACGGCTGTCGCGGCTGTTTTAGGATTTGCTGGATGGCGTGCGGCGATGGGCGGTGCGACATTGGGGGACTTCACCGCTTTTATCACAGCGCTATTAACTGCTGCACGGCCTATCCGTGCTTTAGGATCCTTAAATACAGCGATGCAAGAAGGTTTGGCAGGCTTAGCACGTGTGTTTGCTGTGATTGATGAGCCCCCGGCTGTTCTTGAACGTGATAAAGCCACAGAACTTCCTTCTGGAAAAGGCCACCTTGTTTTTGAGGATGTTGCATATCGGTATGAAGATGGCAGAGTAGGGCTTGCAAACTTAACTCTGGATGTTCAACCGGGACAAACGGTTGCATTAGTAGGGCCTAGCGGTGCAGGAAAATCAACAGCATTGTCTCTTATTCCACGCCTACATGACGTTAGTAATGGACGTATCTTGTTAGAAGGAATGGATATTCGAGATGCGCGATTATCTTCTTTAAGAGATGCGATTGCTTACGTCAGTCAGGATACGACGCTTTTTGATCTTTCTTTGATAGAGAATGTTTGGATTGGGCGGCCGGCAGCAAGCCGAGAGGAAGTTGAAGAGGCATGCCGCATGGCTGCGGTAGACTTTATTGATAATCTACCGAATGGATTAGAAACGAGAGTTGGTCCAGGTGGTCGGCGTCTATCTGGCGGGCAGAGACAACGTGTTGCCCTCGCACGAGCATTATTGCGAGATCCGCGTGTATTGCTTTTAGACGAAGCAACAAGTGCTCTTGATTCACAAAGTGAAGCAACTGTGCAGAAAGCTCTTACAACTTTAAGAGCAGGACGCACGACTATTATCGTTGCCCATCGCTTAGCGACAGTTCAAACAGCGGATATTATAGCTGTTATGGAAGAGGGGCGTATTGTTGAAATAGGCCCCCATGCAGAATTGATACGTAAAGATGGGCTTTATGCGCGTTTGGTACGGATCCAATCCTTAGAGGCTGCTTGA
- a CDS encoding CCA tRNA nucleotidyltransferase, whose amino-acid sequence MILQNTLLKNIEKSEGLARLWTVLPTARLVGGSVRDLLCGRKINDLDLATPEPPERVQELLEAAGITNIPTGISHGTITAIINREPYEITTLRRDEETDGRHAVVAWTSDWKEDAARRDFTINAMSLDQNGVLYDYFHGQEDLEAGHVRFVGTAEKRIEEDALRALRFFRFYARYGEGAPDREAYQAIQDHLNWMDGLSAERIASELLKILAGPRVMETLRPMDKCGLLPHLLKRPDLVSLERLLNCDAPVDSILRLAALYPDNLDVGVQLKLSNADKKRLTMMRGEDPVLELNMSDHEMRRLRFKFALQSILDKSWLTQAQRQGHPDQQWSVFREALSGLEQPVFPLSGKDAQDAGIPAGRFIGMWLQKGQEWWMAQGCVPNKDECLTYLKNHPLQN is encoded by the coding sequence ATGATTCTACAAAATACTCTTTTAAAAAATATCGAAAAATCAGAAGGGTTGGCTCGTTTATGGACGGTCTTGCCTACGGCTCGCCTCGTGGGAGGGTCCGTTCGGGACTTGTTGTGCGGCCGAAAAATTAATGATCTCGATTTAGCTACACCAGAACCACCGGAGCGTGTTCAGGAGCTTTTAGAGGCTGCTGGGATTACGAATATTCCAACCGGTATTTCCCATGGGACGATTACCGCAATCATTAATCGTGAGCCATATGAAATAACGACATTGCGGCGTGATGAAGAAACCGATGGTCGTCATGCTGTTGTTGCATGGACCTCGGACTGGAAAGAGGACGCGGCGCGAAGAGATTTTACCATCAATGCCATGTCTTTAGATCAGAACGGGGTTTTATATGATTATTTTCATGGCCAGGAAGATCTGGAAGCAGGGCATGTTCGCTTTGTCGGAACAGCAGAAAAGCGGATTGAGGAAGACGCTCTGCGTGCTTTACGGTTTTTTCGCTTTTATGCGCGCTATGGAGAAGGAGCACCCGATCGGGAGGCGTATCAGGCCATTCAGGATCATTTAAATTGGATGGATGGTCTTTCGGCAGAGCGTATTGCGTCTGAACTTTTAAAAATCCTCGCTGGGCCAAGAGTTATGGAAACATTACGGCCAATGGACAAGTGCGGTTTATTGCCGCATCTTTTAAAAAGGCCTGATCTTGTTTCGTTGGAGCGTTTGCTTAACTGTGATGCCCCTGTAGATTCTATTTTGCGACTGGCGGCGCTTTACCCTGATAATTTAGATGTGGGCGTGCAGTTAAAGTTGTCGAATGCTGATAAAAAACGCCTTACGATGATGCGCGGGGAGGACCCTGTGTTAGAGCTGAATATGTCTGATCATGAGATGAGACGTTTACGCTTTAAATTCGCTTTACAATCTATCTTAGATAAAAGTTGGTTAACGCAGGCGCAACGGCAGGGCCATCCAGATCAGCAATGGTCTGTTTTTCGTGAAGCTCTGTCTGGTCTGGAGCAACCTGTTTTTCCATTAAGTGGAAAAGATGCACAAGATGCTGGTATTCCTGCAGGGCGTTTCATCGGTATGTGGTTACAAAAAGGGCAGGAATGGTGGATGGCACAGGGGTGTGTTCCGAATAAAGACGAGTGTTTAACGTATTTAAAAAACCATCCTCTACAAAATTAA
- a CDS encoding DUF1285 domain-containing protein has product MTSVSQSPQFPFLIRRDGTWLYRGSPIKRKAMLCFFSSMLTRDCDGEYWLKTPTEYGKIQVEDVPFIAVELSFKGTCGRNQALCFRTNMDEIICVGPQHPIVCDWDKPTEGHGAIPYVHLRNGDGNFPIYARISRSVLFELAALAVSGHVNGVPCLGVWSQDRFFPLSRQT; this is encoded by the coding sequence GTGACATCAGTTTCTCAGTCTCCTCAGTTTCCTTTTTTGATCCGTAGGGATGGAACATGGCTTTATCGTGGCTCACCCATAAAGCGTAAAGCAATGCTTTGTTTTTTCTCATCCATGCTTACACGTGATTGTGATGGGGAATATTGGTTAAAAACACCAACGGAGTACGGAAAGATACAAGTAGAAGATGTTCCGTTCATCGCGGTGGAACTTTCATTCAAAGGAACTTGCGGCCGTAATCAAGCTCTATGTTTCCGTACAAATATGGATGAGATTATTTGCGTTGGCCCTCAGCACCCGATTGTATGTGATTGGGACAAACCCACTGAAGGGCATGGGGCTATCCCCTATGTCCATTTACGGAACGGGGATGGTAACTTCCCAATTTACGCACGAATAAGCCGATCTGTGCTTTTTGAGCTCGCGGCATTGGCTGTTTCTGGACACGTCAATGGTGTGCCTTGTCTGGGTGTATGGAGCCAAGATCGTTTCTTTCCCTTATCTAGGCAAACATGA
- a CDS encoding AAA family ATPase: protein MSEQYYSPDISHNTQNEATDVAAADRLTSLLQQVRGAIGNIVLGQEHVIDHVLVTILSGGHALLLGAPGLGKTLLVNTTSHVMGLASTRIQFTPDLMPSDITGAEILDQDESGRRAFRFLPGPIFGQLVLADEINRASPRTQSALLQAMAEHHVTQGGKNYALPSPFHVLATQNPIEQEGTYPLPEAQLDRFMLRIPLDFPPKDAERQMLLQTTGATLIQPPVLMSPETIIEAQQLVRRLPIGEQVVTAILDLTRALRPEDPTASQEVRDAVTYGPGPRAAQAFMIATRARALLTGRLAPSLDDVIALAEPILAHRIGLGFGARTSGLRSEALIRKQAQTIL, encoded by the coding sequence ATGAGCGAACAGTATTACTCCCCCGATATCTCCCATAACACTCAAAACGAAGCCACAGATGTCGCTGCGGCTGATCGTTTAACCTCACTTCTTCAACAAGTCCGAGGTGCGATTGGTAACATCGTTTTGGGGCAAGAGCATGTCATTGATCATGTTCTAGTAACTATTTTATCAGGAGGGCACGCTCTCCTTCTTGGCGCACCGGGGCTTGGAAAAACCCTTCTGGTCAATACGACATCCCATGTTATGGGGCTCGCCTCTACACGGATTCAGTTTACACCAGACCTCATGCCATCCGATATTACTGGAGCCGAAATTCTGGATCAGGATGAAAGTGGAAGACGCGCTTTTCGTTTTCTTCCCGGCCCGATCTTTGGCCAGCTTGTCCTTGCAGATGAAATTAACCGCGCCAGTCCAAGAACTCAATCTGCTCTCCTCCAAGCAATGGCCGAGCATCATGTTACGCAGGGAGGGAAAAATTATGCTCTTCCCTCTCCTTTCCATGTGCTCGCGACACAAAACCCCATTGAGCAAGAAGGAACTTATCCTCTTCCTGAAGCACAGCTCGACCGTTTTATGCTGCGCATTCCATTGGATTTTCCTCCAAAAGATGCAGAACGCCAAATGTTGCTTCAAACCACAGGCGCTACACTTATCCAGCCTCCTGTTCTCATGAGCCCAGAAACAATCATAGAAGCTCAGCAGCTTGTCCGGCGCCTTCCGATAGGAGAGCAAGTTGTGACAGCCATTCTAGATCTTACACGCGCCTTACGCCCAGAAGATCCAACAGCTTCTCAAGAAGTGCGCGACGCTGTTACGTATGGCCCTGGCCCACGTGCTGCACAAGCCTTCATGATTGCTACCCGGGCACGCGCCCTTCTTACAGGGCGTCTTGCTCCAAGTTTGGATGATGTCATCGCTTTAGCGGAACCCATTTTAGCTCACCGCATTGGGTTGGGCTTTGGGGCTCGGACATCAGGCCTCAGAAGTGAGGCTTTAATTCGCAAACAGGCTCAAACCATCCTTTAG
- a CDS encoding DUF58 domain-containing protein: MPHSIAAEAESIGLPTLLLQAERLAANIQDGRHGRRRSGSGEDFWQFRPYRSDEPITAIDWKQSARSAQEGALWVRDREQESTQNLLIWCDPSASMNWRSSENFPPKKERAQLCALALTAAALRGHERVGLLNGPEAGRTFSGKHNLEQIGEALLYPSSSDADFPDLARIPPRSDIVIISDFLWEDNKLHTFLKQSSNLPARIHLLCVLDPEERSLHQSGRVRFSGLEGGALVLPAMETLTAEYEKAMNAHLEILQTHASQFNTQMILHETSHNPLPALLALYATLGSGQ; this comes from the coding sequence GTGCCACATTCTATCGCGGCTGAGGCTGAAAGCATTGGTCTGCCGACCTTACTGCTGCAGGCCGAAAGACTGGCTGCAAATATACAAGATGGTCGGCATGGACGCAGGCGTTCTGGAAGTGGAGAAGATTTCTGGCAGTTCCGTCCCTACCGCTCAGATGAACCCATCACAGCGATTGACTGGAAACAATCAGCTCGCTCTGCGCAAGAAGGAGCTTTGTGGGTTCGTGATAGAGAGCAAGAATCAACCCAAAATCTTCTGATCTGGTGTGATCCATCCGCATCCATGAACTGGCGCTCTTCAGAAAATTTTCCTCCCAAAAAAGAACGTGCTCAACTCTGTGCTTTGGCTCTCACCGCAGCTGCTTTGCGTGGCCATGAGCGCGTCGGTCTTTTAAACGGGCCAGAAGCAGGCCGAACATTTTCAGGTAAGCATAATCTGGAACAAATTGGGGAAGCACTCCTCTACCCCTCTTCTTCAGATGCAGACTTTCCTGATCTTGCAAGAATACCACCTCGCTCAGATATCGTCATAATCAGTGATTTTCTATGGGAAGACAATAAACTCCATACTTTCTTAAAACAAAGTTCCAATTTGCCGGCTAGGATTCATCTCTTGTGTGTTCTTGACCCAGAAGAAAGATCTTTACATCAGTCTGGACGTGTCCGTTTTTCTGGTTTGGAAGGAGGGGCTTTAGTGCTTCCTGCGATGGAAACCCTTACCGCAGAATACGAAAAAGCCATGAATGCTCATTTGGAAATACTCCAAACCCATGCGTCTCAATTTAATACACAGATGATTTTACACGAAACATCTCATAACCCCCTGCCTGCTTTGCTCGCTCTTTACGCTACATTGGGATCTGGCCAATGA
- a CDS encoding DUF4159 domain-containing protein, with product MILLSPFVLLGLIALPAIWWLIRATPPAPRETTFPSLILLERLKLTREDATHAPLWLLLLRILAVALIIFGLARPILLPTQAYTHRHSLTLIIDNGWASIPHWNDRVAAAQVLGQASLRHGHPVTILLAARTADGSLPEPFTTQDDRAFSNYLSHIQPEPWPVDRSAVTKVVTQYNLASQDIIILSDGVASSSDEQLQNALKKSSSVEDMRWKGCGPFVLHITPDKDGAFTAKTETLSPCADTSFSLRAMTSEGNTLASFPLKIGKSFSVSLPVLARNQLDHFSLEGMKGPATTFLLGDANHRKPVGVLQTPGDTTPLLGSAFYLKQALDTQAELRTGDANTLLSSPLSVIIATDGALSGDQTKSKILAWVRHGGMLIRFAGPDLAAPSENQNQTGGTSQSDPLIPVPLMNGMRQLGGPMSWGKPQALASFPASSPFAELTIPAEVNISRQVLAKPDNDLSQHVWASLQDGTPLVTARAEGNGEIVLFHVTSAPDWSNLPLSGLFPDMLERLINRSAGINGKTPSSLMPWRILSVDGELTPPSPAATSIHAKDFKTTDINVFHPVGLYGPARATHALNLADHIPTLHTEPLLGTAISPDGAQPERPLGPSLIFAGLILLLVDLTLSLKRRGIVPFAIMLLICGFPYQAYAQSNAPSASLDTQIPQAALETRLAYIITGHDDIDAASRAGLEGLSNYTSARSSASLGHPDGVIPGKDDLAFYPLLYWPITADAQPDPARIKALNAFMEHGGILLIDEQGAGTEVNPSSMTAIRTALQRVTDGLTIPPLTTLNDKNVLSHTFYLLHNNFSGRISGEPVYIAREGDEANDDVSPVIIGNADWAHAWATDTSGNHPYAVIPGGEDQRTLAYRFGMNVVLYALTGNYKADQAHYPEMLHRLGQNSPNDPSSQGAEGNAP from the coding sequence ATGATTTTGCTTTCTCCCTTTGTTCTGTTGGGGCTCATTGCTCTACCCGCTATATGGTGGCTGATCCGCGCTACGCCCCCGGCTCCTCGCGAGACTACTTTTCCCTCTTTAATACTCTTAGAGCGACTAAAACTCACCCGAGAGGATGCAACGCACGCTCCCTTATGGTTATTGCTTCTACGTATACTCGCCGTTGCTCTCATTATCTTTGGGCTTGCCCGACCTATTTTACTACCGACACAAGCTTATACCCATCGTCATTCTTTAACTTTAATCATTGATAATGGCTGGGCTTCCATCCCGCATTGGAATGATCGTGTGGCTGCAGCGCAAGTTCTTGGCCAAGCATCCTTACGCCATGGCCATCCCGTCACAATTCTGCTTGCCGCTCGAACAGCTGATGGTAGTTTGCCAGAGCCTTTTACTACTCAAGATGATCGCGCCTTTTCAAACTATCTCTCTCATATCCAACCTGAACCATGGCCGGTAGATCGTAGCGCTGTTACTAAAGTAGTAACACAATACAATCTTGCTTCTCAGGATATTATCATTTTGTCTGATGGCGTTGCTTCTTCTTCGGATGAACAACTCCAGAATGCTTTGAAGAAAAGCTCCTCTGTAGAAGATATGCGATGGAAAGGATGCGGCCCTTTTGTTCTGCATATTACTCCTGACAAAGATGGAGCTTTCACCGCAAAAACAGAAACTCTTTCCCCTTGTGCCGACACTTCTTTTTCCCTTCGCGCCATGACTTCCGAAGGGAATACTCTTGCCTCTTTTCCTCTTAAGATAGGGAAAAGCTTTTCTGTTTCGTTGCCTGTATTAGCGCGTAATCAGCTGGATCATTTCTCTCTGGAAGGGATGAAAGGACCTGCCACAACCTTCCTCTTAGGGGATGCCAATCATCGTAAACCCGTTGGAGTTTTACAAACACCCGGAGATACAACACCTCTTTTAGGGTCTGCTTTTTACCTCAAACAAGCATTAGACACGCAAGCTGAACTACGCACAGGAGACGCCAATACTCTCCTTTCGTCCCCTCTTTCTGTCATCATCGCAACGGATGGGGCTCTTTCAGGGGATCAAACTAAAAGCAAAATCCTTGCTTGGGTTCGTCATGGTGGCATGCTTATTCGTTTTGCTGGACCAGACCTTGCCGCGCCATCGGAAAATCAAAATCAGACTGGAGGCACATCTCAATCCGACCCGCTCATTCCTGTTCCTTTAATGAATGGCATGCGTCAATTAGGAGGGCCTATGTCTTGGGGGAAGCCTCAAGCTCTGGCTTCTTTCCCTGCATCATCTCCTTTTGCAGAACTGACTATTCCAGCTGAAGTCAACATTTCCCGTCAGGTTTTAGCTAAACCCGACAATGACTTAAGCCAGCACGTCTGGGCGTCTCTCCAAGATGGCACCCCCCTTGTGACAGCTCGGGCAGAAGGCAATGGGGAAATCGTCTTATTCCATGTTACCTCTGCACCCGATTGGTCTAATCTGCCTCTCTCAGGCTTGTTCCCAGATATGTTGGAGCGTCTCATCAACCGCTCTGCTGGTATTAATGGAAAAACCCCTTCTTCTTTAATGCCTTGGCGGATTTTAAGTGTGGACGGAGAGCTTACTCCGCCGTCACCAGCCGCAACGTCGATACACGCAAAGGATTTTAAAACAACCGACATCAATGTGTTTCATCCTGTCGGGCTTTATGGCCCAGCGCGTGCAACTCATGCCCTTAACCTTGCAGATCATATTCCAACTTTACACACAGAGCCTTTACTCGGCACAGCTATCTCTCCCGATGGAGCGCAGCCCGAACGTCCTTTAGGGCCTTCCCTCATCTTTGCTGGTTTAATATTATTGCTCGTGGACCTTACTCTTTCTCTTAAACGTCGTGGCATCGTACCTTTTGCCATAATGCTCTTAATATGCGGCTTCCCTTATCAAGCTTACGCACAAAGCAACGCACCTTCAGCAAGCTTAGACACTCAGATTCCTCAAGCCGCACTTGAAACACGCCTTGCTTATATTATCACGGGTCATGATGATATTGATGCAGCGTCTCGTGCAGGGCTTGAAGGACTATCAAACTATACCAGCGCACGCAGCTCTGCTTCCTTAGGCCATCCAGACGGGGTCATTCCGGGAAAAGATGACCTAGCTTTCTACCCTTTATTATACTGGCCGATTACAGCAGATGCACAGCCTGATCCTGCTCGCATAAAAGCCCTCAACGCCTTTATGGAGCACGGAGGTATTCTACTCATTGACGAGCAAGGAGCGGGAACAGAAGTCAACCCAAGTTCTATGACCGCAATCCGTACTGCTTTACAACGTGTAACAGATGGTTTGACCATTCCCCCATTAACCACGTTAAACGACAAAAACGTTCTGAGTCATACTTTCTATCTGCTGCATAATAACTTCTCAGGCCGTATCAGTGGAGAGCCTGTTTACATCGCCCGTGAAGGCGATGAAGCTAATGATGACGTCAGCCCTGTTATCATTGGAAATGCTGATTGGGCGCATGCTTGGGCAACAGATACGTCTGGGAATCACCCTTATGCCGTTATTCCCGGAGGGGAAGATCAACGCACATTAGCCTATCGTTTTGGAATGAACGTTGTGCTCTATGCCTTAACGGGAAATTACAAGGCAGATCAGGCGCACTACCCAGAAATGCTCCACCGTTTAGGGCAGAATAGTCCCAATGATCCATCTTCCCAAGGCGCGGAGGGAAATGCACCATGA
- a CDS encoding VWA domain-containing protein, producing the protein MMFDFAPALPFWLLGSVATIIIGATLYGTIKGAKGLIWRALAVFVLLIWIAGPRSVHPVYKAVPQDALLIVDQTPSMQEKNRNTLADKAAAQLTKEATQLPGLTLHRINVSGGDNHGTRLFHALTQADIPRSHFAGAIVITDGMDHDVPHHLPSLFQRKNGSPLPLHLLLTGQGEETDRRLRILNTPPFAIVGQKATIRVQVDDLGAPEGKTATLSVRTGDAAPTTRLITVGQPQDITIPIQKPGETLINLSVSPLDGEVSNLNNSDVLHIRGVRDRLKVLLVSGIPNQSERVWRRLLKADPSVDLVHFTILRSPSADDDTPLSDLALIPFPVEELFQNKISSFDLIILDGFRNTNILPEEYITNIANYVRNGGGLLITAGPEFTQDGSLQNTSLAQVLPAHIANNGIITQSFRPALTELGEVHPVTAGLGNSHNWGPWYRAAKVDDFHGENIMSGPDHTPLLLLDHVDKGRVAMLLSDQLWLWARGEGGGGPQAELLRRLSHWLMKEPDLEENRLTAQISNNQLIVERHMLSKGNVTPEAVVILPNGQKSLLHLAEDKKGLWHGKMPIHGSGIWTVRQDGLVAFASPSEQDPLERQDLRATATLMGPLSQHSEGSISWIGQKMPALRQVQAGQPLSGNGWIGLPVSQAAVAGETRTHNLLSGWVAMLLSLMFLGVGWWREGR; encoded by the coding sequence ATGATGTTTGACTTTGCCCCCGCTCTTCCTTTTTGGCTTCTAGGAAGTGTCGCGACTATTATTATAGGAGCCACCCTTTATGGCACCATTAAAGGAGCAAAAGGCCTCATATGGCGTGCTCTTGCTGTTTTTGTTCTGTTAATCTGGATCGCTGGGCCGCGCTCTGTTCATCCGGTTTATAAAGCAGTTCCACAAGACGCTTTGCTTATCGTTGATCAAACCCCTTCAATGCAGGAGAAAAATCGAAATACACTTGCCGATAAAGCTGCTGCACAACTCACAAAAGAAGCAACCCAACTTCCCGGCCTCACCCTTCACCGCATTAATGTTTCTGGCGGAGATAACCACGGAACGCGTTTGTTCCATGCTCTCACCCAAGCCGATATTCCGCGTAGTCATTTTGCTGGCGCCATTGTTATCACAGATGGGATGGATCATGATGTTCCCCATCATCTTCCGTCTTTATTTCAGCGCAAAAATGGCTCCCCTCTTCCGCTCCATCTTCTACTTACGGGCCAAGGGGAAGAAACTGACCGCCGTTTACGCATTCTCAACACTCCTCCTTTTGCGATTGTCGGCCAGAAAGCGACAATCCGTGTGCAGGTGGATGACCTTGGTGCACCAGAGGGAAAGACAGCAACTCTTTCTGTTCGCACGGGAGATGCAGCACCGACCACTCGGCTCATTACAGTCGGTCAGCCTCAAGATATTACCATCCCCATTCAAAAACCTGGAGAAACGCTTATTAACTTATCCGTTTCTCCTCTGGATGGTGAGGTCTCAAACTTAAACAACAGTGATGTTCTCCATATTCGTGGGGTACGTGATCGACTAAAAGTCTTGCTGGTGTCTGGTATCCCCAATCAAAGCGAACGTGTCTGGAGACGCCTCTTAAAAGCCGATCCTTCTGTTGATCTGGTGCATTTTACGATTTTACGTTCTCCTTCTGCGGATGATGACACCCCGCTGTCTGATCTCGCTCTTATTCCCTTCCCCGTTGAAGAACTTTTTCAAAATAAGATTAGCAGCTTTGACCTCATCATTTTAGATGGCTTTCGCAACACTAATATTTTGCCCGAAGAATATATTACCAATATCGCAAACTATGTTCGCAATGGAGGAGGACTACTTATCACAGCAGGCCCTGAATTTACTCAGGATGGCTCGTTACAAAACACAAGCTTAGCTCAAGTTTTGCCGGCTCATATTGCTAATAATGGCATTATCACACAATCTTTCCGCCCAGCGTTAACTGAACTTGGTGAGGTTCATCCTGTCACAGCCGGACTAGGCAACAGTCATAATTGGGGGCCATGGTACCGCGCGGCCAAAGTGGATGATTTCCACGGAGAAAACATCATGAGCGGGCCCGATCATACCCCGCTACTGCTTCTCGACCACGTCGATAAAGGACGTGTCGCTATGCTCTTATCTGATCAACTCTGGCTGTGGGCTCGTGGAGAAGGAGGCGGAGGACCACAGGCTGAACTTTTACGTCGTCTCTCTCATTGGCTCATGAAAGAACCCGATCTCGAAGAAAACCGCCTGACAGCACAAATCAGTAATAACCAGCTGATTGTTGAGCGACATATGCTCAGCAAAGGGAATGTCACTCCTGAAGCAGTCGTGATCCTTCCCAATGGCCAAAAATCATTATTGCATCTTGCCGAAGATAAAAAGGGCCTTTGGCATGGAAAAATGCCGATCCATGGATCCGGTATTTGGACGGTTCGGCAAGATGGGTTGGTTGCTTTTGCCAGCCCATCAGAACAAGACCCTCTTGAACGACAAGACCTACGCGCTACCGCCACACTTATGGGACCTCTGTCACAACACTCTGAGGGCAGTATCTCATGGATTGGCCAGAAAATGCCTGCCCTTCGCCAAGTGCAGGCTGGTCAACCTCTTTCTGGCAATGGCTGGATCGGCCTTCCCGTTTCACAAGCTGCTGTGGCAGGAGAAACGCGAACGCATAATCTTTTATCAGGATGGGTTGCCATGCTACTCTCCCTTATGTTCTTAGGAGTTGGTTGGTGGAGAGAGGGAAGATAA